The Theileria parva strain Muguga chromosome 1, complete sequence, whole genome shotgun sequence DNA window tcaacaatattttacatcCATATCCAAAGGTTACAGTTAACAAATTTACTGAGTGTAATGTAAATTCAGGAACTTACTTAGTAGTTGATTATAATCGGAGACATCGATTtgacaaataataaacagatttttgattttatacTGAGTCAACGATTCAAGTCTATTTTTTATGTAGTTAATGTTAACTCTGTGGTATTTGAGCGATAGAAATAGCACGTAGATATCGCTggaaatgataaaatcaGGAGCAATATCTCCTTCAATGTAAgaaacattttttataaaccTGTAGattcatatttatatgGTTTATTTACGAATTTACCTCAGAATTGGATTCTTTCTCTGTCGTGGtgatattattaaattattatcatcatttataggattattattcattacaaattaatttattatgtataaatttcatttaaaacaaCAACAAAACATATATATAAACCTTAATCATTTTCTCGTCACCCTATAAATTGAATAACTTTTGGCGTATTCCcaaaaatactaaaatgtgtaagttataaatataataaatcagcatgtatattttaaaatgttgaTTTTTCATCTTTTAATCAAGAAATTTGTCCTAATTTAcgtaataatagtaaacACATTGTGTAGTCCGGATATCGCAAAATTGGTTAGTTATAGAAAAATAAGCTATTTAGGAGGATGACCAGAGGATATTACTTGAGAGTCTAAAGCGGAGTAAGGATTTCAAACACGAGCTcgataataattttaagtttttgGACAAAAACAACGCCAAAAAGGTAAGAGtgattattaattatattcattAGAGTTTGAACTCCTTTTCCTCAACAATTCCTGTTGAAAACGAAGGTTTGATGTTGTTtaattaacttattttagcCGATCTAACAACTTTTGAGACTAATTACTCTCCGCCTATAATCGTCCTTCTACCTGAAGATTCAACCTCGAGGTAAAAACaacataaataaaagtTTTTAGGGAGAAATGGGAGTATGCTGTAACATTAAAGTGTCTGGGCCAAAAAAACTTCGACGCCTTCACAAATATTCACAATACAAGAATGGCTAAGATGGCCGGTAATGCATTTAATTATCTTATTTTATAAGTGAATTAATAATTCGTTTTAGCAATTTCTGGAACCACAGTTAAGGAGATAGGTgatgaaattaaagaaaCTGAACAGGAACTTCAAAAGgtattaatgtaataaattattttattgaatAGGTTAGAAAGGAACTTGAAGAGGTAATGGAGAAGAAAAAAGAACTGGGAACAGTTGGTAAAAATGATTTCACCAAAAAAACACAGGAATTACACATAGATCATAAcattaaattgttaaagCAGGAGATCCATGTTATGGAAGTAAAGTTGGATCGGCTTAACAAGAGACTTAAGTCTGCCATCCTATTTGGCAACAAGTCTCAAAATAACAACGAATCTGAAAATGAAGATAgttttgaaaataataatgaaaatgaagaagaaGGTGAGGAAATGGATAATGACGAGGGTGGCCGTGATAATGAGGATGAAAATGGTGTTGATGAGGGTAATGAAGAGGaaaatgatgaagaaaattattaataattaatttaatttaatttaacatttattttaatttacttattttttaataattttaataatataaccGATGGAAGGTatgatattttatacattataattattaattttcagAGGTTAAGAGCAGCTCTAAGGTAGTTCATAGACCTAAAACAGATCCAGTTAAAACTCAATTGAGTGACCCTTTTATGATAGTTGCTTCTGTTGGATGTTTTTTTTCAGTATATCTCAGAGTACGgtttttatactataattttctgttctagttatataaaatattatttatcctGTGTGATAAATGTTTAGTCTCAGTATTTATTGTTTggatttttattatttctttTATCGATGTTTTTAACTTCAAGAAAAGGCGCTTTTGGGTTTGCTTCACTAACTCCTTTCTACGGGTATTTAACACTACCAATATTTTTTCTTCAGGATGTTGCCCTCATTAATTAAAGTAACTGGCGAAGTTTTTAGATGCATTGTCAATGGTGAACCTCTTTAATTACTCATTACTTCAATTTAATTACTCTActggtatataatatggatgtgtgtataatatatatttgatAGTAAAGATTATTCAAATCTTGGAGTCAAGCGACCATTACCAAGTTGTGATTTTAATTGTTCTTGACGGTTTTTGAACCAAACTCTTCCCtcaatatttatatcatttgAGTCATTCGGTTGATTTGACCTAACCTGATTATCATCAGGTTTCGGTGCCCATGGGTCATTATCGtcagttatatatactGGATGATACTCATCATCttcataataattgtttgtTCCGGAGAATACcaaattactaaaattcAATTAATGTAAATCAAAATggtgataaataattatagtgTGAACTCACAATAAGATGAATCTGAAAGCTTCTTCAGGTGATAATTTAGGCTTCAGTAGCTGTCcaaaattcattaaaaattctttAAACAAGATATAAGTTAACTTTCCATCATGAGAAAATTCCAAAACtaatgaaataatattaagacttataaataaatacctTTATTATAGGCCTGTTTAGCCTTTGGAGGATCATCTGGATTAGAAGGTGGAGTTGACTCGCCAAGGCCAAAATCAAGACAAAAACAAACAAGTTGCTCCTCGGATAGTACAAATTCGCCATCAGATGGAAATTCCTCTTTATATACACAGAATATTGAGAACAGTTTAACCTCAAATTCAGTCTCTAGTGCCAATAATTTCTGCAACTTTTGGTTCCTCTCCCTTAGGAACATTTGCCTATCAAGCTTTTTATTAGCTTCAGCCAAATCATTAGTCAATTGACCATTTAAACTGTTCAACTTTGATAGTTCAGACTCCTTTTCAGTCCTGTACTGGCCGTACTCACGCTCAAGATTATCAAAATCTACCCTCAGCTTACCAAAGTTTAACTTATATGTCACATATTCATTATTCAATTCGTCTTTTTCAGACTCTACCTTATTAAGTCTATCAATATATCGTGACTCCAGGTCATCTCTCAGCTTAATTTCACGTTCTATACGTTCCTGCATATTTCTTGTGTCTTGAAGAAGGTTTTGGTCCCTCAAAACCTCTAATAAACGTTTAACCAAATCCGCGTCAACAGTCCCACTGTGGTTCACGTGGCAAGTTTCTTCGATAAATTCATTCTTGTTATTCTTCAACTCGCTAACTGTATTGCTGAACTCTTTAGTCTCAAGTTTCCTTGGACTTTCAAACACTTTACCGATGTTTGTGTCTACAATAAGGCCATTTTCGTGATATATAACTCCGTCCAAGTTTTGGGACCCAGTTCTACTCATGTTCACTCCCACATCCTGCCGATTCACCACAGTATCAGTCTGGTTAAAGGCGTCCTGTTTTAGATTATCAAGATTTAAATCTAAGTTTGAGGTTAACAAAGAATTCAGAAGATCGTTGAAGGAATACTGCTCGTTGGTGTGTAAAACTGAGGCACGGTACTTTGCAAGCAGAAACAAAGCCAATAAAAACTCCTCAAACTCtgattaattaatatttaaatgtgtaaaccTACGTAGAAACTCAGTGTTCT harbors:
- the ERCC1 gene encoding DNA repair protein rad10 family protein, translating into MNNNPINDDNNLIISPRQRKNPILRFIKNVSYIEGDIAPDFIISSDIYVLFLSLKYHRVNINYIKNRLESLTQYKIKNLFIICQIDVSDYNQLLINLLTVTFGYGCKILLSWNARESAAIVEILNLNRYRGIETISKKTYMSHRESVINLLLNIRKLNNNDVNFLCEKYNTLKDIMHFDPKSIIDFKGLGEKKVEALSAAFTNDFY
- a CDS encoding putative integral membrane protein, with the protein product MEEVKSSSKVVHRPKTDPVKTQLSDPFMIVASVGCFFSVYLRSQYLLFGFLLFLLSMFLTSRKGAFGFASLTPFYGMLPSLIKVTGEVFRCIVNGEPL